In Haliotis asinina isolate JCU_RB_2024 chromosome 15, JCU_Hal_asi_v2, whole genome shotgun sequence, one DNA window encodes the following:
- the LOC137264855 gene encoding structural maintenance of chromosomes protein 3-like: MYIKQLVIQGFRSYRDQTVVEPFHPKHNVIVGRNGSGKSNFFYAIQFVLSDEFSHMRPEQRQALLHEGTGPRVITAFVEIIFDNSDNRIPIDKDEVVLRRVIGSKKDQYFLDKKMVTKTDVMNLLESAGFSRSNPYYIVKQGKINQMATAPDSQRLKLLREVAGTKVYDERKEESKIILRETEGKREKINDLLKYIEERLDTLESEKEELKEYQKWDKMRRSLEYTIHDHELRDTRKKLDELQEKRDNSGQMSQKLRDSQQQATDKVKSINRDLKELKSRMQTILDEKDTMVSENQDLTKKKAKLELNIKDIVDEMEGNTSARTKSEQELKKLNDKIVKTQEALEAIIPQYEGQRDLEEQAANELSLAEQRRKELYAKQGRGNQFTSREDRDTWIKKELKSLNKAIRDKEEQIKRLTDDSGKDEQRRQELMTKIESNESKSEHFKSMQDRDNKEYQEKKKEKDNLQNERSALWRQENSLQQTLQSGREELSKKEQGLRSLTGKALLNGIDSVSKVLNQFREQGRYPEVVSGYHGVLIETLEAEKTFYTCVEVTAGTRLFHHVVDTDKTGTKILQEMNRLRLPGEVTFMPLNRLDNRDTIYPDTQDAIPMIQKIKYEMKFDPAIKHVFGKTLVCRSMEVATQIARTQNLDCITLEGDQVSRRGALTGGYYDTRRSRLDLQKSKMELTAQCAEHEVACREHREKLEALEGKINNLVSEMQKLETKCSKYKDTYEKLQAEVRLAKEELKLVEKQKPSKGKSVSSLESSLAAMVATRDSLNEEVGTDLLSQLSMEDQREVDQLNDKVKSKTEENRAAWKERIRLEGEKNKLENMLNNNLYKKRERILSDLQETSTEDRTQRLDSLQSDLQSVDDRISELKKTSKDLDDQLDRFNKEQKELQSNLEYWKGQEKEYQEKISDDAKDLEKMTNKQSLLLKKKEDCMRKIRELGSLPSDAFEKYQDLSMKQLFKKLDQCNHELKKYSHVNKKALDQFVNFSDQKEKLMKRKDELDRAHSSILDLMNALDQRKYEAIQLTFKQVSKYFTEIFKKLAPQGHAVLVMKKGDSETDGADDSQGPSQQDVPLVEQFTGVGIRVSFTGNRAEMRDMQQLSGGQKSLVALTLIFAIQKCDPAPFYLFDEIDQALDSSHRKAVADMIHELSQDAQFITTTFRPELLEHSDKFYGVKFRNKVSHIECVSREEAQDFVEDDTTHG; this comes from the exons ATTGACAAGGATGAAGTTGTGTTGAGGAGAGTCATTGGATCCAAGAAGGATCAGTATTTTCTCGACAAGAAAATGGTCAC TAAGACTGATGTGATGAACCTGCTGGAGAGTGCTGGTTTCTCCCGAAGTAACCCATACTACATTGTCAAACAGGGAAAG ATAAACCAGATGGCAACTGCTCCAGATTCACAGCGTCTCAAGCTACTGAGAGAAGTAGCAGGCACAAAGGTTTACGATGAAAGGAAGGAAGAAAGTAAAATTATTCTCAGAGAAACAG AGGGTAAGCGTGAGAAGATTAACGACCTGCTGAAGTATATCGAGGAGAGACTGGATACCCTGGAGTCAGAGAAGGAGGAGCTGAAGGAGTACCAGAAGTGGGACAAGATGAGGAG atctCTTGAATACACCATCCACGACCATGAGTTGagagacacaagaaaaaaactGGATGAA CTGCAAGAGAAGCGTGACAACAGTGGTCAGATGAGTCAGAAGCTTCGAGATAGTCAACAACAAGCAACAGACAAAGTCAAG TCCATCAACCGAGACCTGAAGGAGCTGAAGAGTCGTATGCAGACTATCCTGGATGAGAAAGATACGATGGTGAGCGAGAACCAGGACCTGACAAAGAAGAAGGCCAAGCTGGAACTGAACATCAAGGACATAGTGGATGAGATGGAGGGTAACACCAGTGCCAGG ACCAAGTCGGAGCAGGAGCTGAAAAAGCTGAATGACAAGATCGTGAAGACTCAGGAAGCTCTGGAGGCCATTATACCCCAGTATGAAGGCCAGCGGGATCTGGAGGAACAGGCAGCCAATGA ACTGTCTCTAGCTGAGCAGAGGAGGAAAGAGCTGTATGCCAAACAGGGGCGTGGCAACCAGTTCACATCGCGTGAGGACCGAGACACTTGGATCAAGAAGGAGTTGAAGTCCCTCAACAAGGCAATCCGGGATAAGGAAGAGCAG ATTAAGAGATTGACAGATGATTCTGGGAAAGATGAACAAAGGCGCCAGGAACTCATGACGAAGATTGAG AGCAATGAGAGCAAGAGCGAGCACTTCAAGAGCATGCAGGATCGAGACAACAAGGAATATCAGGAAAAGAAGAAGGAGAAGGATAACCTGCAGAATGAGAGGAG TGCTCTGTGGAGACAGGAGAACTCCCTGCAGCAGACACTTCAGTCCGGCCGAGAAGAGCTCAGTAAGAAGGAACAGGGTCTCCGATCTCTCACCGGCAAG GCTTTGTTGAATGGTATTGACAGTGTCAGCAAGGTGCTGAATCAGTTCCGAGAACAAGGGCGTTACCCTGAGGTTGTGTCTGGTTACCATGGCGTTCTCATTGAGACCCTGGAGGCAGAGAAGACCTTCTATACATGCGTTGAAGTCACAGCTGGAACAAG GTTGTTTCATCATGTAGTGGACACAGACAAGACTGGCACCAAGATTCTCCAGGAGATGAACCGCCTGCGCCTGCCAGGAGAAGTGACCTTCATGCCCCTCAACCGTCTAGACAACAGAGACACAATCTATCCGGACACGCAG GATGCTATTCCTATGATTCAGAAGATTAAGTATGAAATGAAGTTTGACCCTGCCATCAAGCATGTATTCGGGAAAACCCTGGTCTGTCGGAGCATGGAGGTGGCCACGCAGATAGCCAGAACACAGAATCTTGATTGTATCACATTGGAGG GTGACCAGGTAAGTCGTAGAGGGGCTCTGACTGGCGGCTACTATGACACGCGCCGATCACGTCTGGACCTCCAGAAGAGCAAGATGGAGCTGACAGCCCAGTGTGCGGAACACGAAGTAGCGTGTAGAGAGCACAGGGAGAAGCTAGAGGCTCTGGAGGGCAAGATCAACAATCTGGTGTCCGAGATGCAGAAGTTGGAGACCAAGTGTAGCAAATATAA AGATACATATGAAAAGTTGCAAGCAGAAGTCAGACTAGCCAAGGAAGAATTAAAGTTGGTGGAAAAGCAGAAACCCTCAAAG gGCAAGAGTGTCTCAAGCCTGGAGAGCAGCCTGGCGGCCATGGTGGCAACAAGAGATTCCCTGAATGAAGAGGTAGGTACGGACCTTCTGTCTCAACTCAGCATGGAGGATCAGCGAGAGGTGGACCAGCTCAATGACAAGGTGAAGAGCAAGACGGAGGAGAACAGAGCTGCATGGAAAGAAAGAATCCGG TTGGAGGGGGAGAAGAACAAATTAGAAAACATGCTCAACAACAACCTGTACAAGAAGCGGGAAAGAATCTTGAGTGATCTACAGGAGACGTCCACTGAAGATCGCACCCAGAGACTGGACAGTTTACAAAGTGATCTGCAGTCTGTGGATGACAGGATTTCTGAGCTCAAGAAAACGTCTAAAG ACCTAGATGACCAGTTAGACAGATTTAACAAGGAGCAGAAGGAATTACAGAGCAACCTGGAGTATTGGAAG GGCCAAGAAAAAGAATATCAAGAAAAAATCAGTGATGATGCAAAAGATCTGGAGAAAATGACCAACAAACAAAGTTTATTATTAAAAAAG AAAGAGGACTGTATGAGAAAAATCAGAGAGTTGGGTTCTCTGCCTAGTGATGCTTTTGAAAAGTATCAAGATCTCAGTATGAAGCAG CTTTTTAAGAAGCTGGACCAGTGCAATCATGAGCTAAAAAAGTACAGCCATGTAAACAAGAAAGCTCTTGACCAGTTTGTCAATTTCTCAGATCAGAAGGAAAAGTTGATGAAGAGGAAAGATGAACTGGACCGTGCCCACAGT TCGATCCTGGACCTGATGAATGCCTTGGACCAGAGGAAGTACGAGGCTATCCAGCTGACCTTTAAACAG GTGTCCAAATACTTCACAGAGATCTTCAAGAAGCTGGCTCCACAGGGGCATGCTGTTCTAGTCATGAAGAAGGGGGACAGTGAAACAGAT GGTGCTGACGACTCACAGGGACCATCACAACAGGATGTGCCTCTGGTGGAACAGTTCACTGGAGTTGGAATCAGG GTGTCTTTCACCGGAAACCGAGCTGAGATGAGAGACATGCAGCAGCTCTCTGGAGGTCAGAAGTCACTCGTGGCCTTGACCTTGATCTTCGCCATCCAGAAGTGTGACCCTGCCCCCTTCTACTTGTTTGATGAGATTGACCAGGCCTTGGACTCATCTCACAGAAAGGCTGTAGCTG ACATGATCCATGAGCTGTCCCAGGATGCTCAGTTCATCACCACCACATTCCGACCGGAGCTTCTCGAACACTCGGACAAGTTTTATGGTGTCAAATTCAGGAATAAG GTGAGTCACATCGAGTGCGTCAGTCGGGAAGAAGCACAGGATTTTGTGGAGGACGACACCACCCATGGCTGA